The Rhodospirillaceae bacterium genome has a window encoding:
- a CDS encoding DMT family transporter: MTSSPIISSDSLPIDNLRGAIWMLGSVVLFSATAVLIKLAGQTLHTFEIVFFRCVFGMLVVIPLLMKSGMGALRIRKPGLHLIRVTCAVIGMASGFYAVAQLELATAISLNFTRPLFMIILAAVFLREFVRWRRGLATAVGFIGVLIMVEPGSMVIEPAILAGLLAALAVGGALVTVKLIVPYDAPVTIMLSFSIGTVVISAIPAALVWQPPSQSDLMLLMGLGICASLGQYCLIRAFAIGEATLMSPIDYLQIILGTVAGLLIFNERPSLATFIGAAVIVASTLYIVMRGARVQAPPPPPPDPAVTPENR; the protein is encoded by the coding sequence TTGACGTCTTCTCCCATAATTTCCAGTGACAGCTTGCCCATCGATAATCTGCGTGGCGCGATATGGATGCTGGGCAGTGTTGTGCTTTTTTCCGCGACGGCGGTGTTGATCAAGCTCGCCGGACAAACGCTGCATACGTTTGAGATCGTCTTTTTCCGCTGTGTGTTCGGCATGCTGGTGGTGATTCCGCTGCTGATGAAAAGCGGCATGGGCGCGCTGCGCATTCGAAAGCCGGGGCTGCATCTCATCCGCGTCACCTGTGCCGTGATCGGCATGGCCTCGGGCTTTTATGCGGTAGCACAGTTAGAGCTGGCGACCGCCATTTCCCTGAATTTCACCCGGCCCCTGTTCATGATCATTCTGGCGGCGGTGTTTCTGCGTGAGTTTGTGCGCTGGCGACGCGGCCTGGCGACAGCGGTTGGATTCATCGGCGTGCTGATCATGGTGGAGCCGGGCAGCATGGTGATTGAACCGGCGATCCTGGCCGGGCTCTTGGCGGCGTTGGCTGTTGGAGGCGCGTTGGTGACGGTAAAACTGATTGTGCCCTACGACGCACCGGTCACAATTATGCTGAGCTTCTCAATTGGCACGGTGGTGATCTCTGCTATTCCAGCAGCGCTGGTGTGGCAGCCCCCAAGCCAGAGCGACCTGATGTTGCTCATGGGGTTGGGCATTTGTGCCAGCCTGGGGCAGTACTGTCTGATCCGGGCTTTTGCCATCGGCGAGGCAACGCTGATGAGCCCGATTGATTATCTGCAAATCATTTTGGGAACAGTGGCAGGGCTTCTGATTTTCAACGAGCGCCCCAGCCTGGCCACCTTCATTGGGGCCGCCGTGATTGTCGCCTCAACCCTATACATTGTGATGCGGGGCGCCCGTGTGCAGGCCCCGCCGCCGCCGCCGCCTGACCCGGCTGTGACGCCAGAAAACCGCTAA
- a CDS encoding acetoacetate--CoA ligase, with product MNSDQRSALWSPSETRSRSSAMTALMQGLSAAHDAPAEDDAAFHRWTVDHPQLFWRFLWGDCEVIGEPGDVVLEEAARLPGASWFPKAQLNYAENLLAPRDPTATVVLFRREDGVSQSLTFDALCQDVARCAQVFQAAGVSTGDRIAAYLPNCPETVIAMLAAASLGAVFSSASPDFGVRGVLDRFGQIEPKVLIATNGYIYNGKTHDRRAQIEEVVAGLPTLTKVLVVPFVEDLNADLDLPKAEVWPEALAAQSSTPLTFTRVPFAHPLFIMFSSGTTGAPKCLVHGHGGTLLQHLKEHRYHLDIRAEDRVFYFTTCGWMMWNWLVSALALKTTLCLYDGSPAYPEVSVLFDYAAEERFTFFGTSAKFIEALKAVAAHPIDSHDLSALRTLASTGSPLSAECFEYVYSHIKADVHLASIAGGTDIIGCFMTGNPRLPVYGGEIQSPALAMDVAVFASDGTRLTQGAGELVCANAFPSMPTGFWGDDDGSRYHAAYFETFPGVWTHGDWVEQTEHAAGIQGFIIHGRSDATLNPGGVRIGTAEIYRVVEGFGGVKEALVVGQQWDGDVRVILFVIMEADATLTDDVITMLKTQIRSQCSPRHVPAKVLAVPDIPRTRSGKISELAVRDVIHGRQLNNTEALANPGALDYFKNLPDLKT from the coding sequence GTGAACAGCGATCAAAGGTCAGCCCTCTGGTCTCCGTCTGAGACGCGCAGTCGCTCATCGGCCATGACAGCGTTGATGCAGGGCCTGTCTGCCGCTCACGATGCGCCGGCTGAAGATGACGCGGCCTTTCACCGCTGGACCGTCGACCACCCCCAGCTGTTTTGGCGCTTCCTGTGGGGTGATTGTGAGGTGATCGGGGAGCCTGGTGATGTGGTCCTTGAGGAGGCAGCGCGTCTGCCGGGGGCCTCGTGGTTTCCAAAGGCGCAGCTGAATTATGCGGAAAATCTCCTTGCCCCGCGGGACCCAACTGCAACGGTTGTTCTGTTCCGTCGAGAAGATGGCGTCAGCCAATCCCTGACGTTCGACGCCTTGTGTCAGGATGTGGCGCGCTGCGCCCAGGTGTTCCAGGCGGCAGGTGTTTCGACAGGGGATCGCATTGCGGCCTACTTGCCCAACTGTCCGGAGACGGTGATCGCCATGCTGGCGGCGGCCTCGCTGGGGGCCGTGTTCTCGTCGGCCTCGCCGGATTTTGGGGTGCGCGGTGTGCTCGACCGTTTTGGTCAAATCGAGCCCAAAGTGCTGATCGCCACCAACGGCTATATCTACAACGGCAAGACCCACGACCGCCGCGCCCAAATTGAAGAAGTCGTCGCCGGACTCCCCACGCTGACGAAGGTTCTGGTGGTGCCATTTGTTGAGGACCTGAACGCAGACCTTGATCTCCCAAAGGCTGAGGTTTGGCCGGAGGCGTTGGCTGCACAGTCTTCGACGCCCTTGACCTTCACCCGCGTACCCTTTGCGCATCCGTTGTTCATTATGTTTTCGTCGGGCACCACCGGTGCGCCCAAATGCCTTGTGCATGGCCACGGCGGCACGTTGTTGCAGCACCTCAAAGAACATCGCTATCACCTGGATATCCGCGCTGAAGATCGCGTGTTCTATTTCACCACCTGCGGCTGGATGATGTGGAACTGGCTGGTCTCGGCTCTGGCCTTAAAAACCACGCTGTGTTTGTACGATGGTTCGCCCGCCTATCCCGAGGTATCGGTGTTGTTTGACTATGCCGCCGAGGAGAGATTTACGTTCTTTGGCACTTCAGCGAAATTTATCGAGGCGCTCAAAGCGGTCGCCGCCCACCCCATCGACAGCCATGATCTGTCGGCGCTGCGCACCCTTGCGTCCACGGGGTCGCCGTTGTCGGCAGAGTGCTTTGAGTATGTTTATTCGCACATCAAAGCGGATGTCCATTTGGCGTCTATTGCGGGTGGCACCGATATCATCGGCTGTTTCATGACTGGCAATCCAAGACTGCCCGTCTATGGCGGCGAAATCCAAAGCCCGGCTCTGGCGATGGATGTGGCGGTCTTTGCGTCCGATGGCACCCGTCTCACACAGGGCGCGGGCGAACTGGTTTGCGCCAATGCCTTTCCCTCCATGCCCACCGGGTTCTGGGGCGATGACGACGGCTCCCGTTATCACGCGGCTTACTTTGAAACATTCCCAGGAGTGTGGACCCATGGCGATTGGGTTGAGCAAACCGAACACGCTGCCGGGATTCAGGGTTTCATCATTCATGGCCGCTCTGATGCCACGCTGAATCCTGGGGGTGTGCGCATTGGCACGGCGGAAATCTATCGGGTTGTCGAAGGCTTTGGCGGAGTCAAAGAGGCCCTGGTGGTCGGCCAGCAATGGGACGGGGATGTCCGCGTCATTCTGTTCGTCATCATGGAAGCCGATGCGACGTTAACGGACGATGTGATCACCATGTTAAAGACACAGATTCGCAGTCAGTGTTCCCCCCGTCATGTGCCTGCGAAGGTGCTGGCGGTCCCGGATATACCACGGACCCGGTCCGGTAAAATTTCTGAACTTGCGGTGCGCGATGTTATTCACGGGCGTCAATTGAACAACACCGAAGCGCTGGCCAATCCGGGCGCGCTTGATTACTTCAAAAACCTCCCGGACCTAAAAACGTAA
- a CDS encoding RNA methyltransferase, which yields MRGYFGIGVEGITKAYNVGNVFRTAHAFDASFVFTVAAVYQRRPGGHTDTSKAVSQLPFYEFPTIEAMSLPTGCALVGVELDDAAVEVPSFRHPQNAAYILGSERSGLSKAMIARCDHLIKVPTRFSLNLGIAGVVVMYDRLVSRGRFPGRPVSPGGPTQALPEHVHGGPILRRQQIQQYRTDPPLAELAEVEKGGRED from the coding sequence GTGCGCGGATATTTTGGAATCGGGGTCGAAGGCATCACCAAGGCGTACAATGTTGGCAATGTCTTTCGAACAGCACATGCGTTCGACGCGAGTTTTGTGTTTACGGTTGCGGCGGTGTATCAGCGCCGCCCCGGGGGTCATACAGATACGTCCAAGGCGGTCAGCCAATTGCCGTTCTATGAATTTCCGACGATCGAGGCCATGAGTCTGCCAACGGGGTGCGCTCTGGTGGGGGTTGAATTGGATGATGCCGCTGTCGAGGTGCCCAGTTTCCGCCATCCGCAAAATGCGGCTTATATTCTTGGGTCCGAGCGGTCTGGGTTGTCAAAGGCAATGATCGCGCGCTGTGATCACCTGATCAAAGTCCCGACGCGCTTCAGTCTCAATCTCGGGATTGCCGGGGTTGTGGTGATGTATGATCGCCTGGTGTCTCGTGGCCGCTTTCCGGGCCGTCCGGTTTCGCCCGGCGGACCAACCCAGGCTTTGCCGGAACATGTTCATGGCGGCCCTATTCTGCGGCGTCAGCAAATCCAGCAATACCGCACGGACCCGCCTTTGGCAGAGCTTGCAGAAGTTGAAAAAGGGGGGCGAGAAGATTGA